The nucleotide sequence ACTGACGACGGTATCGTCGTCCATACGGAGGACGAGGACGGGGATCGCAACGCGCTCGAAGCCGAGAAGGTCTTCGTCGTCGGCGGCCGCGAACCCGTCACCGACACCGCGAACCTCGAAGCGGCCGGGATCGAACTCGACGACGAGGGCTTCGTCAAGACCGACGCCCAGGGCCGGACGACCTGCGAGCGCATCTTCGCGATCGGCGACGTCGTCGGCGAGCCCATGTTGGCCCACAAAGCCAGCCGGGAGGGCGAAGTCGCCGCCGAGGCCATCGCCGGCGAACCCTCCGTCCTGGACTATCAGGCGATGCCCGCGGTCGTCTTTACCGACCCCGAGGTCGCGACCGTCGGGATGACCGAAAACGAGGCCCGCGACGACGGGTACTACCCGGTCGTGGGCCGGATGCCCCTCGCGAGCAACGGCCGGGCGCTGACGCTTGGCGACACCGAAGGCTTCGTCCGCATCGTCGCCGACCGACGCACGGAATTGATCCTGGGCGCACAGATCGTCGGCCCGAACGCCTCCGAGTTGATCGCCGAGGTCTCCCTCGCCATCGAGATGGACGCCCGCCTGTCCGACATCGCCGAGACCGTCCACACCCACCCGACGCTCTCGGAAGCCGTCATGGAGGCCGCCGCGAACGCCCGTGGTGAGGCGATCCATACCGCGAACTGACTCTGCCCACGTCACTCTCCCCACTATGCCACCACGAGCTTCGAAGAAAGTACCCGACGGCAAACTCGTCCGCGTCGACGTCGCGGCCGACGACCGGATCGAGGACGTCCGAGTCACCGGCGACTTCTTCGTCGAACCGCCCGCGGCGCGCGCCGACATCGAAACCGCGATCGAGGGACAGTCCGTCGAGGTCGACCGCGAGACGATCCTGACGGCCGTCGAGGACATCGACGCGACGCTGATCGGCTTCTCGGCCGCTGACGTCGCCGATCTGACGATGGAGGCTCTCGATGACTGAGAAATCTGCGGCTGAGACACGCCAGACCGACGAGCCCTGGACGATTATCGACTCGGGGACCTACAGTGAGGCCACCCAGCAGGCGCTCGAACGCGTCCTGCTCGATCGCGTCGCACGCGGCGAGATCGGGCCGACGCTGCGGATCTGGTACCGCGACTCGCCGGCGGTCGCGCTCGGGCGCTTCCAGGCCTACGCCGACGAGGTCGCCCCCACGTACGTCGAACGCGAGGGAATCGACGTCGTCCGGCGAATCACTGGCGGCGGCGCGATGTTCGTCCAGCCGGGGGCGGTCGTCACCTTCTCGCTGTACCTGCCCGCCGGGATGGTGAGCGACGACATCCGGCAGAGCTACGCCGACCTCGATCAGTGGGCCATCGAGGCGCTTCGGGATCTGGGCGTCGATGTCGCCCACGAGCCACTGAACGACATCGCTCACGCCGAGGGCAAGATCGGTGGGTCAGCACAGCGTCGCACCGATGGCGCGGTCCTCCATCACACGACGATGAGTTACGACCTGGACATCGCGGAGATGTTGCGGGTTCTGCGCGTCGGCGAGGAGAAAGTCTCGGACAAGGCGATCGCCTCCGCCGAAAAGCGAGTCGCCCGGATCGCCGATCACGTCGAAGCCTCCCGATCAGCCGTCATCGATGCGCTGAAACGCGGGGTTCGCGAGCGGGCGGGCGCGACCGAGCGCTCGCTCACTGACGACGAACGTGCGAGCGCTCAGGTACTCGTGAAGGATCGATTCGGGACCGCAGCGTGGAACCGACAGCTCTGAGACCATGTTCTATCCGCGGTAACCGAAGGGTCGAAAGCCCCTCGGACGACCAGGCAAGGACGACAGAACCAGTCCAATCAATACGGCAACACGGCCGCGAAAATGGTCGCATCCACGGGACCATTCTGACCGCCGACGCTACGGGTTCGTGTCCGAACGTGTCGTATCAACAGTTCGATAGATAGAGGCGCTTGGCTGTTCGACCCGGGGCACCACCGTTTTGGCGATAAACAATCGTGGACATTGCGGCAATCGTTGCCGTTTTCCGGGCCCAGCGACGACTCAGCAGTAATGACCGCCCACAGCGAGTGTCGACCGACGACAAGCCCCCGAAAGGGGGGCCACCGGCCGTGCGGACACCCCATTTTGAGTCGACCCGAGCGAATGTGGGACGCGGTCGATCGAACAGGAGTGTGACCGGGACATGAAAGCGACTCGGCCCGTCGAATCCGTCGGAAGTGAACGGCAATGACCGAGCGCGGTGGATCGGGCCGTGGGCTGGTTCTCCTGAGCGTCGCCGCTGGGTGGCTGTTCGCCCAGGGGTTGCGCTTTGTCCTACCGGGGATTCTGCCGACGATCACGGCGTCGTTCCCGTCCACGAGTGATACCCAGGCCGGGATCGCCATCACGGTGCTGTGGGCGACGTACGGCATCATGCAGTTTCCGGCCGGCATCGCGGCCGACCGGCTCGGCGAGGCGCGGGTGCTGACGGCGAGTTTGCTCCTGGGAGCGGCCAGTCTGATCGCGTTCACGTTCACCCCAGTGTTCGGGCTGTTCGTGGTCGCGACCGGGCTCTTCGGGGGGGCGACCGGACTCTACGGTCCGCCACGGGGAACCTTGCTCGCCCGCGTCTTCGCCGATCGAGCCGACCGGGCGATCGGGCTGACGCTCGCGGCCGGCAGCCTGGGGGCGGCCGTCCTGCCTGCGCTCGCCTCGCTCGTGGTCGACGGATTCGGCTGGCGGGCGACGCTCGGCCTCGCGGCCCCCGGTTTCGCTCTGGCTGGCATCGCGGTCCATCTCACGGCCGGGCGTGCCGAGAGCGAACGCGAAAGTGAGACGGAGGATGTCGACGACACCAGTGACACTACCGACGATTCGGCTGCCACACAGTCGATCGGAGCGTCGCTGTCGGTCGCCGCGAAGTCGATCTGGAATCGCCAGGCGGGGCTGGCGACGCTCGCGGCGATCGTGATGTACTTCGGGTATCAGGGGATCACCGCCCTCGTCACCACGTATCTCGTCGATCACAAGGGCTTCGTCCAGTCCGAGGCCGGCGTGCTGTTCGGTGGCCTGTTTCTCGTGGGCGCACTCTCCCAGTGGCTGGCCGGCCGGATCGCCACGAACCGCCGGTCCGCGCGGGTGTTGGCCGGGATCGCCGCCGTCAGCGTCCTGCCGCTGGTCGGACTCGTGGTCTTCGATCACCGCCTGCTCGTCGCGGGGAGTGTGCTCCTGATCGGCGTTCGGATGGGCTTTGCACCCGTCTCGAACGCGTTCATCATCCGGTGTCTCCCGCCCGACGTCGAGGGGACCGCCTGGGGCGTCGTCCGAACGGCGCTGTTCGTCGTGAGTTCGCTCGCCTCGACCATGGTAGGCGTGTTCGCCGACGCCGGCCAGTTCGACGGCGCGATCCTGGGGCTCGCGGGACTCACCGGCGTGGCCGCGATGCTCTATCTCGGGTTGCCGTCGTGTCAGGCTCGCCGCCTGCTCGATCGCGTCTAGTGGAACGCCACCGCGACGCTCATGTGGTAGCAACCGACGGACGAATCACCGGTGGGTGACTGACTTGAGTCCACTCTATCGAGGGCGACGATCGACTCGGCGTCGTCCATGACGCCGGAGCGGTAAATCGAGGTGGCCGAAAAAAACAGTGCGGCGACGCGTTCAGTCGTCGGCCGGCGTCGCGTCGCTCGCGTCGTCGGCGTACTTCATTTTCGTGTGTGGCAGCTTGCCACCGTCGGCCAGAATCTCACGTTCGCGGTCGGAGGCGTCGAGCGTCGCCGTGGCCTCCCACTCGTCGTTGACGCGAACCGTGAACTCCTCGGCACCCGACCGGACGGCAGCGGCGACGTCCTCGACGATCTCGATATCGTCGCCCTGATCGATCTTCTCGTAGGTCTCCTCGTCGATCTCTAAGGGCAGCAGGCCGAAGTTGAACAGGTTCGCCTTGTGGATTCGCGCGAAGCTCTGGGCGAGGACGCCCTCGACGCCGAGATACATCGGGCAGAGAGCGGCGTGCTCACGTGAGGAGCCCTGACCGTAGTTCTCGCCGGCGACGAGGAACCCGCCGTCGGCCTCCAGGGCGCGGTCGGCGAAGGTCTCGTCGACCCGCGAGAGGGTGAACTCCGAGAGCTTCGGGACGTTCGAGCGATACATCAGGATGTCCTGGGTCGCCGGGATGATGTGGTCGGTCGTGATGTTGTCGTCCATCTTGAGCAGCGCCGACCCTTCGAGCCGTTCGTCCATCGGATCCTTCAGCGGCACCTCGCCGATGTTCGGGCCCTTGATGAGTTCGTCGTCGACCGCGTTCTCGGGCTCGATGATGTCCGTGTCCGCACCGTAGTACTCATCGGGGAGTTCGAAGCCGGGGTAGTCCATGTCGAGTTCGTCAGCCAGGTCGCGCGGATCGATGATCTCGCCGGCGATGGCCGCCGCGGTGGCGACCTCCGGCGAACAGAGGTAGACCTTGTCGTCCTCTAAGCCCGACCGTCCCTCGAAGTTGCGGTTGAACGTCCGCAGGCTGACCGAATCGCTTGCGGGGACGTGGCCGATCCCGATACAGGCCCCGCAGGTCGATTCGGAGAAGTTGACGCCGGCGGCCATCATCTCGGAGGCCCACCCTTCGCGGGCGAGCATCTCGGAAGCCTGTTTGGAGCCGGGTGCGACGATCATCTCCGTGGTCGGGTCGATCTCGCGACCCTCCAGCATCTTCGCCGACGGAAGGATGTCCTCGTAGGCCCCGTTGGTACACGAGCCGATGATGACCTGTTCGACGTCCTCGCCCGCGACCTCACGCACCGGGACGATGTTGTCGGGCATCGACGGCGTCGCGATCAGCGGTTCGAGTTCGGAAAGGTCGACGACGATCTGGTCCGCGTACTCGGCGTCCTCGTCCGGGCCGATCTCGACGTAGTCCTCGCCGCGACCGAGGCGTTCGAGGTAATCCTTGGTCTCCTCGTCGGTCGGGAAAATCGACGTCGTCGCGCCGAGTTCCGTCCCCATGTTGGTGATCGTCGTCCGCTCGGGCACCGTCAGCGACTCGACGCCCGGTCCGGAGAACTCCAGGACCTTGCCGACGCCGCCCTTGACCGTCAGTCGGCGAAGGAGTTCGAGGATGACGTCCTTGGCGGTCGCCCACGCGGGCAACTCGCCCTCCAGGCGGACGTTGACGATTTCGGGCATCTCGATGTAATAGGCCCCGCCTCCCATCGCGACCGCCAGATCGAGCCCGCCGGCACCGATCGCCAGTTCGCCCAGCCCGCCCGGCGTCGGGGTGTGGCTGTCCGAGCCCAGCATCGTCTTGCCGGGCTTGGCAAAGTGTTCCTTGTGAACCTGGTGGCAGATGCCGTTACCCGGCCGCGAGAAGTACGCGCCGTACTTGCCGGCCGCAGACCGCAGGAATCGGTGGTCGTCGGTGTTCTTAAAGTCGAACTGATAGGTCTGGTGGTCACAGTACTGGGCGGCGAGTTCAGTCTGGGCCTCCTCTAGGTCCAGCGCCTCGAACTGCAGCCACACGAGCGTGCCCGTCGTGTCCTGTGTGAGTGCCTGATCGATCTCGATCCCGATCTCCTCGCCGGGGGTGAGGTCCCCGTCGACGAGGTGATCGTCGAGAATCTTCTCTGTGAGCGTCTGTCCCATATCGTCCGGAGACAGGCCACGCATGGACATAAATCCCCGGTGTTGGCGCGAATGCTGCGGGTTCGCCGTCCGGCGGTTTTCCGAACCCCGGTGATCGACCGTGAAAATCGAGTGCGGGCGCACGATCACGGGACTGGAACCGCCGCGGCATGGTAGCACAGGGGTCGTCGTTGTGTCCGTGGGCCCGGAACGTTCTTTGTCGTCGTCCCCGATTCCGAAGACGATGTTCAAGAGCGGCCACTTCGTCGCTGCACAGCTCGGCGAGCTCCGGGACGACCAGTGCCAGCCCAACGGCGTCGACCTCACCCTGGACGCCGTCTTCGAGCAAACATCGCCGGGTCGGATCGGCCGGGACGGCAAGTCGATCGGCGAACGCGAGCCGGTCGA is from Halorhabdus sp. BNX81 and encodes:
- a CDS encoding lipoate protein ligase C-terminal domain-containing protein produces the protein MPPRASKKVPDGKLVRVDVAADDRIEDVRVTGDFFVEPPAARADIETAIEGQSVEVDRETILTAVEDIDATLIGFSAADVADLTMEALDD
- a CDS encoding biotin/lipoate A/B protein ligase family protein; amino-acid sequence: MTEKSAAETRQTDEPWTIIDSGTYSEATQQALERVLLDRVARGEIGPTLRIWYRDSPAVALGRFQAYADEVAPTYVEREGIDVVRRITGGGAMFVQPGAVVTFSLYLPAGMVSDDIRQSYADLDQWAIEALRDLGVDVAHEPLNDIAHAEGKIGGSAQRRTDGAVLHHTTMSYDLDIAEMLRVLRVGEEKVSDKAIASAEKRVARIADHVEASRSAVIDALKRGVRERAGATERSLTDDERASAQVLVKDRFGTAAWNRQL
- a CDS encoding MFS transporter, with protein sequence MTERGGSGRGLVLLSVAAGWLFAQGLRFVLPGILPTITASFPSTSDTQAGIAITVLWATYGIMQFPAGIAADRLGEARVLTASLLLGAASLIAFTFTPVFGLFVVATGLFGGATGLYGPPRGTLLARVFADRADRAIGLTLAAGSLGAAVLPALASLVVDGFGWRATLGLAAPGFALAGIAVHLTAGRAESERESETEDVDDTSDTTDDSAATQSIGASLSVAAKSIWNRQAGLATLAAIVMYFGYQGITALVTTYLVDHKGFVQSEAGVLFGGLFLVGALSQWLAGRIATNRRSARVLAGIAAVSVLPLVGLVVFDHRLLVAGSVLLIGVRMGFAPVSNAFIIRCLPPDVEGTAWGVVRTALFVVSSLASTMVGVFADAGQFDGAILGLAGLTGVAAMLYLGLPSCQARRLLDRV
- a CDS encoding aconitate hydratase, with the translated sequence MGQTLTEKILDDHLVDGDLTPGEEIGIEIDQALTQDTTGTLVWLQFEALDLEEAQTELAAQYCDHQTYQFDFKNTDDHRFLRSAAGKYGAYFSRPGNGICHQVHKEHFAKPGKTMLGSDSHTPTPGGLGELAIGAGGLDLAVAMGGGAYYIEMPEIVNVRLEGELPAWATAKDVILELLRRLTVKGGVGKVLEFSGPGVESLTVPERTTITNMGTELGATTSIFPTDEETKDYLERLGRGEDYVEIGPDEDAEYADQIVVDLSELEPLIATPSMPDNIVPVREVAGEDVEQVIIGSCTNGAYEDILPSAKMLEGREIDPTTEMIVAPGSKQASEMLAREGWASEMMAAGVNFSESTCGACIGIGHVPASDSVSLRTFNRNFEGRSGLEDDKVYLCSPEVATAAAIAGEIIDPRDLADELDMDYPGFELPDEYYGADTDIIEPENAVDDELIKGPNIGEVPLKDPMDERLEGSALLKMDDNITTDHIIPATQDILMYRSNVPKLSEFTLSRVDETFADRALEADGGFLVAGENYGQGSSREHAALCPMYLGVEGVLAQSFARIHKANLFNFGLLPLEIDEETYEKIDQGDDIEIVEDVAAAVRSGAEEFTVRVNDEWEATATLDASDREREILADGGKLPHTKMKYADDASDATPADD